A genomic stretch from Serratia entomophila includes:
- a CDS encoding methyl-accepting chemotaxis protein: MFNRMKVVTSLLLVLVLFGALQLVSGGLFFSSLKNDKENFAVLQTIRQQQSELNESWVNLLQTRNTLNRAGIRYMMDTNKIGSGASVSELLTSAKSMLTVAEQHYAAYEKIPLDPSQDAQSAEKLKQQYGILHGALSDLIQLLGEGKINAFFDQPTQSYQDAFEEIYNTYLAQNDRLYQSAVEDSNRSFTSAIWTLVVVLLVVLAAIVLVWTGIHHILVRPLNRMIEHIKQIAAGDLTQPIAVTSRNEMGVLAASLKHMQSELIETVSGVRQGADAIYSGASEIAAGNNDLSSRTEQQAASLEETAASMEQLTATVKQNAENARQASQLALSASETAQKGGKVVANVVQTMHDIAGSSQKIADITGVIDGIAFQTNILALNAAVEAARAGEQGRGFAVVAGEVRNLASRSAQAAKEIKGLIEDSVSRVDMGSVLVESAGETMGDIVNAVTRVTDIMGEIASASDEQSRGIDQVGQAVAEMDRVTQQNASLVEESASAAAALEEQASMLTQSVAVFRLKAEGPDDFKAPVGSKAAIAPVINHKKMNASDLQDNWETF, translated from the coding sequence ATGTTTAATCGTATGAAGGTGGTAACCAGCCTGTTGCTGGTGCTGGTGTTATTTGGCGCCTTGCAGCTGGTTTCAGGCGGGCTCTTTTTCTCCTCGCTGAAAAATGACAAAGAAAATTTCGCCGTGCTGCAGACCATTCGCCAGCAGCAGTCTGAGCTGAATGAAAGCTGGGTCAACCTGCTGCAGACCCGCAACACGCTGAACCGCGCCGGTATCCGTTACATGATGGACACCAACAAAATCGGCAGCGGCGCCAGCGTCAGCGAGCTGCTGACCTCGGCGAAAAGCATGCTCACGGTGGCGGAGCAGCACTATGCCGCCTACGAAAAAATCCCCCTTGACCCGAGCCAGGATGCGCAGTCGGCGGAGAAGCTGAAGCAGCAGTACGGCATCTTGCACGGCGCGCTGTCGGATCTGATCCAACTGCTGGGTGAAGGCAAGATCAACGCCTTCTTCGACCAGCCGACGCAAAGCTATCAGGACGCTTTCGAAGAAATCTACAACACCTATCTGGCGCAAAACGACAGGCTGTATCAGAGCGCGGTGGAAGACAGCAACCGCTCGTTCACCTCGGCCATCTGGACGCTGGTGGTGGTGCTGTTGGTGGTGCTGGCGGCGATCGTGCTGGTGTGGACCGGCATTCATCACATTCTGGTGCGCCCGCTGAACCGCATGATCGAACACATCAAACAGATTGCCGCCGGCGACCTGACCCAGCCGATTGCGGTCACCAGCCGCAACGAGATGGGCGTGCTGGCCGCCAGCCTGAAGCATATGCAGAGCGAACTGATCGAAACCGTCAGCGGCGTACGTCAGGGCGCCGACGCCATCTACAGCGGCGCATCGGAAATCGCCGCCGGCAATAACGATCTCTCCTCGCGCACCGAACAGCAGGCCGCCTCGCTGGAAGAGACCGCCGCCAGCATGGAGCAGCTGACCGCCACGGTGAAACAAAACGCCGAAAACGCCCGCCAGGCTTCGCAGCTGGCGCTGAGCGCCTCCGAAACCGCGCAGAAGGGCGGCAAGGTGGTGGCCAACGTGGTGCAGACCATGCACGACATCGCCGGCAGCTCGCAGAAAATCGCCGACATTACCGGCGTAATCGACGGCATTGCCTTCCAGACCAACATTCTGGCGCTGAATGCGGCGGTGGAAGCGGCGCGCGCCGGTGAACAGGGCCGCGGTTTCGCGGTGGTGGCGGGCGAGGTGCGCAACCTGGCAAGCCGCAGCGCCCAGGCGGCGAAGGAGATCAAGGGCCTGATCGAAGACTCGGTCAGCCGCGTCGATATGGGATCGGTACTGGTGGAAAGCGCCGGTGAAACCATGGGCGATATCGTCAATGCGGTAACCCGCGTTACCGACATCATGGGCGAAATCGCCTCGGCGTCGGACGAACAAAGCCGCGGTATCGATCAGGTCGGCCAGGCGGTGGCGGAAATGGATCGCGTCACCCAGCAGAACGCCTCGCTGGTGGAAGAGTCCGCCTCGGCGGCGGCGGCGCTGGAAGAACAGGCCAGCATGTTGACCCAGTCGGTGGCGGTGTTCCGCCTGAAGGCGGAAGGGCCGGACGACTTCAAAGCGCCCGTCGGCAGCAAGGCGGCGATAGCCCCGGTCATTAATCATAAAAAAATGAACGCCAGCGATCTGCAGGATAACTGGGAAACGTTCTGA
- the cheR gene encoding protein-glutamate O-methyltransferase CheR: MKQAPSTQNRDPASLLTQMVQRLPLSDVHFRRISQLIYQRAGIVLAEHKREMVYNRLVRRLRLLGLNDFGDYLALLESDPNSAEWQAFINALTTNLTAFFREAHHFPILAEHARSRPNGYSVWSTAASTGEEPYSIAITLSEALGQRATGCQVWASDIDTQVLEKAEAGVYRQEDLRTLTPAQMQRYFLRGTGPHQGLVRVRPELAARVNFQPLNLLAPEWALPGQFDAIFCRNVMIYFDKATQERILRRFVPLLKPGGLMFAGHSENFSQISRDFYLRGQTVYGLTKER, from the coding sequence ATGAAGCAGGCGCCCTCAACCCAAAATCGAGACCCGGCGTCGTTGCTGACGCAAATGGTGCAGCGTTTGCCGCTGTCGGACGTGCATTTTCGCCGCATCAGCCAGCTGATTTATCAGCGCGCCGGCATCGTGCTGGCGGAACACAAGCGCGAGATGGTGTACAACCGCCTGGTGCGCCGCCTGCGGCTGCTGGGCCTGAATGACTTCGGCGACTACCTGGCGCTGCTGGAGAGCGACCCGAACAGCGCCGAATGGCAAGCGTTTATCAATGCGCTGACCACCAACCTGACGGCGTTTTTCCGGGAGGCGCACCACTTCCCGATCCTGGCGGAACATGCGCGTTCACGGCCCAACGGCTACAGCGTCTGGAGCACCGCGGCGTCCACCGGCGAAGAGCCGTACTCGATCGCCATCACCCTCAGCGAAGCGCTGGGGCAACGCGCGACCGGCTGCCAGGTTTGGGCCAGCGACATCGATACCCAGGTGTTGGAGAAGGCCGAGGCGGGGGTTTATCGCCAGGAGGATTTGCGCACCCTGACGCCGGCGCAGATGCAGCGCTATTTTTTGCGCGGCACCGGGCCGCATCAGGGGCTGGTGCGGGTGCGGCCGGAGCTGGCGGCGCGGGTGAACTTCCAGCCGCTGAACCTGCTGGCGCCGGAGTGGGCGCTGCCGGGGCAGTTCGACGCCATATTTTGCCGCAACGTCATGATCTATTTTGATAAAGCGACGCAGGAGCGCATCCTGCGCCGCTTTGTGCCCTTGCTTAAACCGGGGGGGTTGATGTTCGCCGGCCACTCCGAGAACTTCAGCCAGATCAGCCGGGATTTCTACCTGCGTGGGCAAACCGTATATGGGCTGACCAAGGAGAGGTAA
- the cheY gene encoding chemotaxis response regulator CheY, protein MADKNLRFLVVDDFSTMRRIVRNLLKELGFNNVEEAEDGADALNKLRAGGFDFVVSDWNMPNMDGLELLQTIRADGALAAMPVLMVTAEAKKENIIAAAQAGASGYVVKPFTAATLEEKLNKIFEKLGM, encoded by the coding sequence ATGGCAGACAAGAATCTCAGATTTCTGGTGGTGGACGATTTTTCCACTATGCGTCGCATCGTCAGGAATTTGCTGAAAGAGTTGGGCTTCAACAACGTCGAAGAGGCGGAAGACGGCGCGGATGCGTTGAACAAGCTGCGCGCCGGCGGCTTCGACTTCGTGGTGTCCGACTGGAACATGCCGAACATGGACGGCCTGGAGCTGTTGCAGACCATTCGCGCCGACGGTGCGCTGGCCGCCATGCCGGTGCTGATGGTGACGGCGGAAGCCAAAAAAGAAAACATTATCGCGGCGGCGCAGGCCGGCGCCAGCGGTTACGTGGTGAAACCTTTTACGGCGGCGACGCTGGAAGAAAAGCTCAATAAGATTTTCGAAAAACTGGGCATGTAA
- the flhB gene encoding flagellar biosynthesis protein FlhB, giving the protein MAEDSDLEKSEAPTPHRLEKAREDGQIPRSRELTSVLMLVAGLAIVWVSGGNMAQQLAMMLTQGLHFDHGMVSNDKQMLRQLGMLLRQAVWALLPIMAGLVLVAIAAPMLLGGILFSGKSIKFDLKRMNPLSGLKRIFSSQVLAELLKGVLKATLVGWITGLYLWHNWAAMLHLVTQQPLDALGNALQMIIFCGLLVVLGLTPMVAFDVFYQLWSHFKKLKMTKQDIRDEFKDQEGDPHVKGRIRQQQRAIARRRMMADVPKADVIVTNPTHYAVALQYNDKKMSAPKVLAKGAGEIALRIRELGAEHRIPMLEAPPLARALYRHSEIGQHIPATLYAAVAEVLAWVYQLRRWRREGGLIPKKPERLPVPEALDFAGESDSDG; this is encoded by the coding sequence GTGGCTGAAGACAGCGATCTGGAAAAAAGCGAGGCCCCCACGCCCCATAGGCTGGAAAAGGCGCGCGAAGATGGCCAGATCCCGCGTTCGCGCGAGCTGACCTCGGTGCTGATGCTGGTGGCCGGGCTGGCGATCGTTTGGGTCTCCGGCGGCAATATGGCGCAACAGCTGGCGATGATGTTGACCCAGGGGCTGCATTTCGACCACGGCATGGTCAGCAACGACAAACAGATGCTGCGTCAGCTGGGCATGCTGCTGCGCCAGGCGGTCTGGGCGCTGCTGCCGATCATGGCGGGATTGGTGCTGGTGGCGATCGCCGCGCCGATGCTGCTGGGCGGCATTTTGTTCAGCGGCAAGTCGATCAAGTTTGATTTAAAACGCATGAACCCGCTGTCCGGGCTGAAGCGCATCTTCTCCAGCCAGGTGCTGGCGGAACTGCTGAAGGGCGTCCTGAAGGCGACGCTGGTGGGGTGGATTACCGGTTTGTATCTGTGGCACAACTGGGCGGCGATGCTGCACCTGGTGACGCAACAGCCGCTTGACGCGTTGGGCAATGCGCTGCAGATGATTATTTTTTGCGGCCTGTTGGTGGTGCTGGGGCTGACGCCAATGGTGGCGTTCGACGTGTTTTATCAGCTGTGGAGCCACTTCAAGAAGCTGAAGATGACCAAGCAGGATATCCGCGACGAGTTCAAGGACCAGGAAGGGGATCCGCACGTTAAGGGGCGCATCCGCCAACAGCAGCGGGCGATCGCCCGGCGGCGCATGATGGCCGACGTGCCGAAGGCCGACGTGATCGTTACCAACCCGACGCACTACGCCGTGGCGCTGCAGTACAACGACAAGAAAATGAGCGCGCCGAAAGTGCTGGCCAAGGGGGCCGGCGAAATTGCGCTGCGCATTCGCGAGCTGGGCGCTGAACACCGCATCCCGATGCTCGAGGCGCCGCCGCTGGCGCGCGCGCTGTATCGACACAGCGAGATTGGACAACATATCCCGGCCACGCTGTATGCCGCGGTCGCCGAGGTGCTGGCTTGGGTATATCAGCTGCGCCGCTGGCGGCGCGAAGGCGGCCTGATCCCGAAAAAACCTGAACGTTTACCGGTGCCGGAAGCACTGGATTTTGCTGGAGAGAGTGACTCTGATGGCTAA
- the cheA gene encoding chemotaxis protein CheA — translation MSMDISAFYQTFFDEADELLADMEQHLLELDPLAPDIEPLNAIFRAAHSIKGGAATFGFSVLQETTHLLENLLDGARRQEMSLSTEIINLFLETKDIMQEQLDAYKTSQQPDAESFEYICQALRQLALEAQQQEAPAAQPAAPLAVAAPAAIEGGMRISLSGLKAGEIPLMLEELGNLGEVKDPHQTENSLDVTLLTSASEDDISAVLCFVLEPEQINFTTPPQSEAPPAATAAAAAPIAEAAAAAAKPAPAEAPKARAKASESTSIRVAVEKVDQLINLVGELVITQSMLAQRSGSLDPVNHGDLLNSMSQLERNARDLQESVMSIRMMPMEYVFSRFPRLVRDLAGKLNKQVELTLQGSSTELDKSLIERIIDPLTHLVRNSLDHGIEDPATRVAAGKSEVGNLVLSAEHQGGNICIEVTDDGAGLNREKILAKAASQGLAVSDSMSDEEVGMLIFAPGFSTAEQVTDVSGRGVGMDVVKRNIQEMGGHVEIHSQAGKGTAIRILLPLTLAILDGMSVKVNDEVFILPLNAVMESLQPQAEDLHPLAGGERVLQVRGEYLPLVELYRVFQVEGAKTDATQGIVVILQSAGRRYALLVDQLIGQHQVVVKNLESNYRKVPGISAATILGDGSVALIVDVSALQTLNREKRLTDAAA, via the coding sequence GTGAGCATGGACATTAGCGCTTTTTATCAGACCTTTTTTGATGAAGCAGACGAGCTGCTGGCAGACATGGAGCAACACCTGCTGGAGCTGGATCCGCTGGCCCCGGATATCGAGCCGCTGAACGCCATCTTTCGCGCGGCGCACTCGATTAAAGGCGGCGCCGCGACCTTTGGTTTTTCGGTGCTGCAGGAAACCACCCACCTGCTGGAGAACCTGCTGGACGGTGCGCGGCGTCAGGAAATGAGCCTGAGCACCGAGATTATCAACCTGTTTCTGGAAACCAAAGACATTATGCAGGAGCAACTGGACGCCTACAAAACCTCGCAACAGCCCGATGCCGAGAGCTTCGAATATATCTGTCAGGCGCTGCGCCAGCTTGCGTTGGAAGCGCAGCAGCAGGAGGCTCCCGCAGCACAACCGGCGGCGCCGCTGGCCGTCGCCGCACCGGCGGCGATCGAAGGCGGCATGCGCATCAGCCTGTCCGGCCTGAAGGCCGGCGAGATCCCGCTGATGCTGGAGGAACTGGGCAACCTGGGCGAAGTGAAAGATCCGCATCAGACCGAAAACAGCCTGGACGTGACGCTGCTGACTTCGGCCAGTGAGGATGACATCAGCGCGGTGCTGTGCTTCGTGCTGGAGCCGGAACAAATCAACTTCACCACCCCGCCGCAGAGCGAAGCGCCGCCTGCAGCGACCGCAGCGGCGGCAGCGCCGATCGCCGAAGCCGCTGCCGCTGCCGCCAAACCGGCCCCGGCCGAAGCGCCGAAAGCGCGCGCCAAGGCCAGCGAGTCGACCAGCATCCGCGTGGCGGTGGAAAAGGTAGACCAGCTGATCAATCTGGTGGGCGAACTGGTGATCACCCAGTCGATGCTGGCGCAGCGTTCCGGCAGCCTGGATCCGGTCAACCATGGCGATCTGCTGAACAGCATGAGCCAGCTGGAACGCAATGCGCGCGACCTGCAGGAGTCGGTGATGTCGATCCGCATGATGCCGATGGAATACGTCTTTAGCCGCTTCCCGCGCCTGGTGCGCGATCTGGCCGGCAAGCTGAACAAGCAGGTGGAGCTGACGCTGCAGGGCAGTTCCACCGAGTTGGACAAGAGCCTGATTGAACGCATTATCGATCCGCTGACGCACCTGGTGCGCAACAGCCTGGATCACGGCATCGAAGATCCCGCCACCCGCGTCGCCGCCGGCAAATCAGAGGTCGGCAACCTGGTGCTGTCGGCCGAGCATCAGGGCGGCAATATCTGTATCGAAGTCACCGACGACGGCGCCGGGCTGAACCGCGAGAAAATCCTCGCCAAGGCGGCCTCGCAAGGCCTGGCGGTCAGCGACAGCATGAGCGATGAAGAGGTTGGCATGCTGATCTTCGCGCCGGGCTTCTCGACCGCCGAACAGGTGACCGACGTTTCCGGCCGCGGCGTCGGCATGGACGTGGTGAAAAGAAACATCCAGGAAATGGGCGGCCACGTCGAGATCCATTCCCAGGCGGGCAAGGGCACGGCGATTCGCATCCTGCTGCCGTTGACGCTGGCGATCCTCGACGGCATGTCGGTCAAGGTGAACGACGAGGTCTTCATCCTGCCGCTGAACGCGGTGATGGAGTCGCTGCAGCCGCAGGCCGAAGACCTGCATCCGCTGGCCGGCGGCGAGCGGGTGCTGCAGGTGCGCGGCGAATATCTGCCGCTGGTGGAGCTGTACCGGGTGTTCCAGGTCGAAGGCGCCAAGACCGACGCCACCCAGGGGATCGTGGTGATTTTGCAGAGCGCCGGCCGCCGCTATGCGCTGCTGGTGGATCAGCTGATCGGCCAGCATCAGGTGGTGGTGAAAAACCTGGAAAGCAATTACCGCAAGGTGCCGGGCATTTCCGCCGCCACCATTTTGGGTGACGGCAGCGTGGCGCTGATTGTCGACGTCTCGGCGCTGCAAACCCTAAACCGTGAAAAGCGTCTGACGGACGCCGCCGCATAA
- the cheW gene encoding chemotaxis protein CheW produces MAGLATVSKLAGETVGQEFLIFTLGNEEYGIDILKVQEIRGYDQVTRIANTPAFIKGVTNLRGVIVPIIDLRVKFAQQGVSYDENTVVIVLNFGQRVVGIVVDGVSDVLSLTAEQIRPAPEFAVTLATEYLTGLGSLGERMLILVDIEKLLSSEEMSLVDSVAKSA; encoded by the coding sequence ATGGCAGGATTGGCAACCGTCAGCAAGCTGGCTGGCGAAACGGTAGGTCAGGAGTTTCTGATTTTCACCCTGGGCAATGAGGAGTACGGCATTGATATCCTCAAGGTGCAGGAGATCCGCGGTTACGATCAGGTCACGCGCATCGCCAATACCCCGGCGTTTATCAAAGGGGTCACCAACCTGCGCGGCGTGATTGTGCCGATTATCGATCTGCGGGTGAAGTTCGCGCAGCAGGGCGTCTCCTACGATGAAAACACCGTCGTGATCGTGCTGAACTTTGGCCAGCGGGTGGTGGGCATCGTGGTTGACGGCGTCTCCGACGTGCTGTCGCTGACCGCCGAACAGATCCGCCCGGCGCCGGAATTCGCCGTCACCCTGGCGACCGAATACCTGACCGGCCTCGGTTCGCTCGGCGAACGCATGCTGATCCTGGTGGATATCGAAAAACTGCTGAGCAGCGAAGAGATGTCGCTGGTCGACAGCGTGGCGAAAAGCGCCTGA
- the cheZ gene encoding protein phosphatase CheZ, which yields MREIPMPASDAATAGEIISRIGQLTRMLRDSMRELGLDQAIAQAAEAIPDARDRLDYVVTMTAQAAERALNCVEAAQPRQAELESGATALKGRWDAWFANPIDLADARVLVTDTRQYLDRVPDHTAFTNAQLLEIMMAQDFQDLTGQVIKRMMDVVQEIEKQLLMVLMENIPEQPVKEKRPNDSLLNGPQLDQNGAGVIANQAQVDDLLDSLGF from the coding sequence ATGAGAGAGATTCCAATGCCTGCCAGCGATGCAGCGACCGCGGGAGAGATCATTTCCCGCATCGGCCAACTGACTCGCATGCTGCGCGACAGCATGCGCGAACTGGGGCTCGATCAGGCGATCGCCCAGGCGGCAGAGGCGATCCCGGATGCGCGCGACCGTCTTGATTATGTGGTAACCATGACGGCGCAGGCGGCGGAACGGGCGTTGAACTGCGTGGAGGCGGCGCAGCCGCGTCAGGCGGAGCTGGAGTCGGGCGCCACGGCGCTGAAAGGCCGCTGGGATGCGTGGTTCGCCAACCCGATCGATCTGGCCGACGCGCGCGTCCTGGTCACCGACACCCGGCAATACCTGGATCGGGTGCCGGATCACACCGCCTTTACCAATGCGCAGCTGCTGGAAATCATGATGGCGCAGGACTTCCAGGATCTGACCGGCCAGGTGATCAAGCGCATGATGGACGTGGTGCAGGAGATAGAAAAGCAGCTGCTGATGGTGCTGATGGAAAATATCCCGGAGCAGCCGGTGAAAGAGAAGCGGCCGAACGACAGCCTGCTCAACGGCCCGCAGCTGGACCAAAACGGCGCCGGCGTGATAGCCAACCAGGCGCAGGTCGACGATCTGCTCGACAGCCTCGGTTTTTGA
- a CDS encoding protein-glutamate methylesterase/protein-glutamine glutaminase: MNKIRVLCVDDSALMRQLMTEIVNGHPDMEMVATAPDPLVARDLIKKFNPQVLTLDVEMPRMDGLDFLEKLMRLRPMPVVMVSSLTGKGSEITLRALELGAVDFVTKPQLGIREGMLAYSELIAEKIRTAAKARLPQRSVSTAPAILSHAPLLSSEKLIAIGASTGGTEAIRQVLQPLPATSPALLITQHMPPGFTRSFAERLNKLCQITVKEAEDGERVLPGHAYIAPGDRHLELTRSGANYQIKLHDGPAVNRHRPSVDVLFRSVAQYAGRNAVGVILTGMGNDGAAGMLEMHRAGACTLAQNEASCVVFGMPREAIAGGGVSEVVELDKMSLRMLAQIAGGQALRI; encoded by the coding sequence ATGAACAAAATCAGAGTACTGTGCGTAGACGATTCGGCCCTGATGCGGCAGCTGATGACCGAGATTGTCAACGGACATCCCGATATGGAGATGGTGGCGACCGCGCCGGACCCGCTGGTGGCGCGCGATCTGATCAAGAAGTTTAACCCGCAGGTGCTGACGCTGGACGTCGAGATGCCGCGCATGGACGGGCTGGACTTCCTCGAGAAGCTGATGCGCCTGCGGCCGATGCCGGTGGTGATGGTGTCGTCGCTGACCGGCAAGGGTTCGGAGATCACCCTGCGTGCGCTGGAACTGGGGGCGGTGGACTTCGTCACCAAGCCGCAGCTCGGCATTCGCGAAGGCATGCTGGCCTACAGCGAGCTGATCGCCGAGAAGATCCGCACCGCCGCCAAGGCGCGGCTGCCGCAGCGATCCGTCAGCACGGCGCCGGCGATCCTCAGCCACGCGCCGCTGCTGAGCAGCGAAAAGCTGATCGCCATCGGCGCGTCCACCGGCGGCACCGAGGCGATCCGCCAGGTGTTGCAGCCGCTGCCGGCCACCAGCCCGGCCTTGTTGATCACGCAGCATATGCCGCCGGGCTTTACCCGATCGTTTGCCGAACGGCTGAACAAGCTGTGCCAAATCACGGTGAAAGAGGCGGAAGACGGCGAACGGGTGTTGCCGGGCCATGCCTACATCGCCCCGGGCGACCGCCACCTGGAGCTGACGCGCAGCGGCGCCAATTACCAGATCAAGCTGCACGACGGCCCGGCGGTTAACCGCCACCGCCCGTCGGTGGACGTGCTGTTCCGCTCGGTGGCGCAGTACGCCGGCCGCAATGCGGTGGGGGTGATCCTCACCGGCATGGGCAACGACGGCGCGGCCGGCATGCTCGAGATGCACCGCGCCGGCGCCTGCACCCTGGCGCAAAACGAAGCCAGCTGCGTGGTGTTCGGCATGCCGCGCGAAGCCATCGCCGGCGGCGGCGTCAGCGAAGTGGTGGAGCTGGACAAGATGAGCCTGCGGATGCTGGCGCAGATCGCCGGCGGGCAGGCGCTGCGCATTTGA
- a CDS encoding methyl-accepting chemotaxis protein, translating into MFNRIRVSTSLFLLLMTFCVMQLATSGLSYTAFRSDNHNLNLIALGSQQRDALSLSWVSLLQARNTLNRAGTRAALKLPQEQVNALMGNARSSLQKADLYFNQFLAVERTSEQEQQLTAATQASYERLRGALRELIGFLENDNLQAFMDQPTQKTQDLFEADFVQYLQLVNANVGQANSANQLSFTLSGWLVGGAVLMLIVVTGSAMWWLRTMLVQPLNIMRNHFDRIAAGDLAAPIQVYGRNEISQLFASLQRMQQSLIGTVGAVRDGAESILIGLQEISEGNNDLSSRTEQQAASLEETAASMEQLTATVKQNADNARQASQLARDASATAGRGGALAGDVVTTMHEIANSSQKIGAITSVIDAIAFQTNILALNAAVEAARAGEQGRGFAVVAGEVRNLASRSAQAAKEIKGLIDESVSRVKQGSVLVENSGATMQDIVRSVTRVTDIMGEIASASDEQSRGIEQVTQAVTQMDQVTQQNAALVEEAASAATALEDQAITLADAVSVFRLADDNVAAPGNSHDAVLPVVKEAPDCQSA; encoded by the coding sequence GTGTTTAACCGAATCCGCGTCTCTACCAGTCTGTTTCTGTTGTTGATGACTTTTTGCGTTATGCAGTTGGCCACCAGCGGCCTGTCCTACACCGCTTTTCGATCCGATAACCACAACCTTAACCTTATTGCCCTCGGCAGCCAGCAGCGCGACGCGCTCAGCCTGAGCTGGGTATCGCTGCTGCAGGCGCGCAATACCCTGAATCGGGCGGGCACCCGCGCCGCGCTGAAGTTGCCGCAGGAGCAGGTGAACGCGCTGATGGGCAATGCCCGCAGTTCGCTGCAAAAAGCCGATCTCTACTTCAATCAGTTTCTGGCGGTGGAGCGCACCAGCGAGCAGGAACAGCAGCTGACCGCAGCCACCCAGGCCAGCTATGAGCGCCTGCGCGGCGCGCTGCGCGAACTGATTGGCTTCCTGGAAAACGATAACCTGCAGGCGTTTATGGATCAGCCGACGCAAAAAACTCAGGACCTGTTTGAGGCCGATTTTGTGCAGTATCTGCAGCTGGTGAACGCCAACGTCGGCCAGGCCAACAGCGCCAATCAGCTCTCCTTCACGCTGTCCGGCTGGCTGGTGGGCGGCGCGGTGCTGATGCTGATCGTGGTCACCGGCAGCGCCATGTGGTGGCTGCGAACCATGCTGGTGCAGCCGTTGAACATCATGCGCAACCATTTTGACCGCATTGCCGCCGGCGATTTGGCCGCGCCGATCCAGGTGTATGGCCGCAACGAAATCAGCCAACTGTTCGCCAGCCTGCAGCGCATGCAGCAGTCGCTGATCGGTACCGTCGGTGCGGTGCGCGACGGCGCGGAGTCGATACTGATTGGCCTGCAGGAGATTTCTGAAGGCAATAACGATCTCTCTTCGCGCACCGAACAGCAGGCCGCCTCGCTGGAGGAAACCGCCGCCAGCATGGAACAGCTGACCGCCACGGTGAAACAGAACGCCGACAATGCGCGGCAGGCTTCACAGCTGGCGCGCGACGCTTCGGCCACCGCCGGCAGGGGCGGCGCGCTGGCCGGCGACGTAGTGACAACCATGCATGAGATCGCCAACAGTTCGCAGAAGATCGGCGCCATCACCAGCGTGATCGACGCTATCGCTTTCCAGACCAATATTCTGGCGCTCAATGCGGCGGTGGAAGCGGCGCGCGCCGGAGAGCAGGGCCGCGGTTTCGCCGTGGTGGCCGGTGAAGTGCGCAACCTGGCGAGCCGCAGCGCCCAGGCGGCGAAAGAAATCAAGGGCCTGATCGACGAGTCGGTCAGCCGCGTTAAGCAGGGATCGGTGCTGGTGGAAAACTCGGGCGCCACCATGCAGGACATCGTGCGTTCGGTAACCCGGGTGACCGACATCATGGGCGAAATCGCTTCGGCTTCGGATGAACAGAGCCGCGGCATCGAACAGGTCACGCAGGCGGTCACCCAGATGGATCAGGTCACTCAGCAGAACGCCGCGCTGGTGGAAGAGGCCGCCTCGGCCGCCACCGCACTTGAAGACCAGGCGATCACCCTGGCGGATGCGGTGTCGGTATTCCGTCTGGCGGACGACAACGTCGCCGCGCCAGGTAACAGTCATGACGCAGTTTTACCCGTGGTAAAGGAAGCCCCAGATTGTCAAAGCGCATAA